GCTGCGgagcgacgatttgcacagttttttttcgtGCCAGCTGCGCCACTTCTcttcacgtagcaggcaggagactggaggacaaactgtgtgattatggtgaatgacaggttagaggtggagaatgtacctggagcttcatgtttgataTCTTGTTTAAActgagtagcttagctacgagcgcgcagcgcgagcggctgtctggtcacgtgaccagatGGGAGCATACCTATGTTCCccgggtcctatgttccccgctttgtatgggactggggaacataggaccttttttccacataagggtcctatgttccccgctttTCTCCAAAAGGGTCGTATGCTCCCTGCTTTGTATGgaccggggaacataggacccttTTTCTAAATAAGGGTCCTATGCTCCCCGCCGTGCACTGAAAGTGTCTGCTTGtacagcgcagaacctgcagtggcgcatgaaagcgctcacgcgtcacctccaggtatagagaattactgtaggctactgtcagtttacaactaaatttTAATGAcataaatggtgtgaaaaataaataaactaatgtaatacatctcaacacaacagcgaacatggtagttgacagcaggagcactgcagcgtctccagaggtgccaattacagattcaggtaaaatattatatcctccatgaAAGTAAAGCAAACCaggtaccgtattggcccgaatataagatgatgtttttttccagaaattgcatcctaaaaagtgggaTCGTTTTATAATCttacttacggtagatggtcaatacgcatccgcgccgctagatggaggcaaagtatcactgaccagagagcgagtggagcgatgaaatgagatcaaatgatctgatgaaaaatggcggatcatctggaacaaaggggctccaatgctggacaactgagcaacaacagaggagaagttatgataccaactttaaactgatggtgatcaacgcagcagagtcatcaaactactgccaagccgccaggagatctggtgtaacagagcctcgttcttattggagagcacagaaaaaacgcctacagatgctaacgctatgagaaaagctttccgtggtcccaagagcgacgcttcagagagactgatagaagggtgagtgaatacgtcactgaaagacgtaaagacggaatgtccaccaccagagcctgattcagctgaaggaactggacagttatttacatcatttatgcagttttgaccccttgaggcttcttatttgttgcttattgtttcttattttgagaatgagaatatatttattcaatactgtagtaatattttttcattttatatctcatgaaatgttatctcagttgtgagttttgagtttatagtaattgtataataaaaagttgttttatgagtgacctgtcttcagtatttttttttttttcacaaaatgatctttgaaaaataggggtcatTTTATAAttggagtcgtcttatattcgggccaatacggtatttttcatttccaaaaattaatttttgaacgaatatattttctgaataaataactttgtcctgtggagcctgcagtcccagaatcaaatgagcagggtgaggacgggaccgtgtgggaaggtgtccgtcctggtgcgcagccggggagacttattttactaattttaatatgttcttgattattattgatggtaatacaactattttgtgtgtgttggcgtgtgtgtgcgtgtttatcagggaaatgcgcggagtgtgagtgagaggtgacgctgctgaaatgcgcaccgtaaaaatgaaataaatcttaAAAcgtgatttgaggcattaagaaagcagacatgaggcattaaaaggtttgctgttACTCTTGGcataatattttgtttatttatcttaatttctaatacattagattacagaaaaacaacctgttgtgctcctgcgcaaaaacacagcaaaatgtaTGACTGTCTGCCTGAGCgctgcagcctttggagggggtgtaatgctggctgttctagtgttaatcaTTTTAGTTCTAGTGTTAATCATTATTTCCCTCCATTCCGATATTGACGTTCATCTCCACTATAGGAATAAGCggagagctcattccctcaTTCATTTCAGCATCTCCGTCAGCGTAAACCCCAACCCCTCTCTCGTGCACgcagcagactgaggactgTGATGAACCTGTCAGAAAAATTAAGTTCTACAGTATGGAGGGGCCATACTGTGGCGCGGTGGtcagcgctcttgcctcacagcaagaaggtcctgggttcaaataccggccggggctcggggcccggcttcctcccacggtccaaaaacatgcatggtaggttaattgatcaccctaaattgccccaaGGTAcaaatgtgtgagtgaatggttgtttatctatatatgtcagccctgcgacagactggcgaactgtccagggtgtaccccgccttcgcccagagcagctgggatcggctccagccactcGTGACCCCGAAAGGGACAAAGTggcggaaaatgaatgaaaaaaaaagtatggaggagggaaacatagttAAATGTCTTAGAATTTGACCTCCGCATTTGATAATCAGACagcttatgtgtgtgtttgttttttttctgtttgtgtttgtttttttttttttcttttgagtggATAGTGTGACAAACAAGCTGCTTatttaaatcactaaatatAATTATATAAattaatcattatttttgtccacagattggatagatagtttacaccagaataaaaacacgtttagctgtgattaggaaaagtttcattatacgtccgcTCTGTCCGCTCTGAAGGCACCTcgaaattttttttatttaaatttttattacatttttatcaaatattttattatatttcactgttgtttacatcAACTAGGTTGGTCCAAATGCAAATCTgcgcaaaaaacaaacaactaaaaaacCTACATCCGAGTGCATCCTCAAAAATTGTGCAAATCGACGCGCCACAGCCgcatcatgattaaaaaaaaaagaggcttttggccgagttggtaagcagcttacagtcaagttggCACCAACCAACtgggccacttgagagcccccccgcgaggccgaattggcttgatgccgacttgactgtatcccggaggcggtgccgagttggccagggccgacttggattggtgccgacctgactgtatcctcTTTCTATGCACTGCACTATGCGTACTGTAGactgtgaggctgctggaggtggcgTAGCGTCATCACAGAcgctgtgtggaggtggttcGTGCAGCTTCCACGTATCATTTACATATGGAGTATAAATTAAGCTTAAAATCATTTCATAAGTACTCATATCAGCAGGTATCTAAAGATTAGTTCTCATGTCGGTCCTGGACATTTGCAAAAGTGGAATTGTTTCATCCCTAGTGTTGGACCGTTGACCTGAAGCAGTGTTTACAGCGGGGCAGTTTATTGGCCCGGTGCAGAAAAAGAAGGGGTAAAACCAAACTGCTGGGCAGCGTGAACCAGACCACCAATGTAATGGATTCGCAGCCGTCGAGCGCGGTCAGCATGTCCAGGTTTTCCAGGGCTTCGCACACCAGCATCCCACCCAGATACAGCCACAGAACGGCCATGATGGCGGCCATGGTGCGGAAGGCCCTGCGCTTCTGCTGGTCCCTTTCCCCGCTCCCTTCTCCCGGCCCCGGACGAATCAGAATACAGAGAACAGAAATGCAGCAGAACGACACGACCACGAGGGCGAAGGCCACCAGGCAGAAGTACAGGACCATGGTGAAGAAGTCGTCGCTGACCAACACTAAGATGGACCACAGCATGCAGGCCAGCCAAATGCAGCCGACGCTGATGTTCCTGATCCGcactccgccgccgccggtctTCAGGCGCAGGTAAGCGACGGGGTGGGCGACAGCCAGGTAGAGCTCCACACAAGTGAGCATGTGGAACTGGATTTTCATGCACCAGGTGGTGTCAAAAAGCTCTAAGCCGTAGCTCATCAGCTGCAGGTGGCCTGCAAAGGCACCGGCGCTGTAGAGGGCGCACTCCAGGACCAACActatctccatggcaaccaggtGGTAGGTGAAGAATTCAGAGTGGCTCGCAGTGCCAGAGGCAGAGTTGTGCCGCTGCCGCCATTGTCTGCAGCCCAGGTAGAGGACGAAGGCGTAGAtggggaggaggaagatgaagttGACGGCCGAGAAGGCGATGAGGATGGAGATGCTGATGGTGGTGGCATCGCAGTCCAGAGGAGGCTgccaggaggtggaggaggggggaggagcactgaagagaggagaggggctggaggagaggggagcagctggagtgaagaggaggagctgtcggagaggggaggagctggaggataAGAGTGGTGCACCGAGGACCGACTGGGTCATCTCCATGGTACCTCCAAACAGGTTTGAAAGACAGAATAGACGCacaactgtaacacacacaggaacGATACAcaacctggaacacacacaacatgtaACAAACACAAcctataaaacacacacatggccaCAGTGCATGAtttctgtcttgtgtttcctctgttagTTTCTCAGCGGTCAGTTCTTACAAGGCATATTCAGACTCTGTGAATCCTGAGTCCTCTCTGCTCATCACCAGTCTGTCTGTCCCCAGCCCGTAAGTTCTCATGTTCTTCCAGAGCCGTTGACCAGCAGAACTGTTGGCTCGCCTCATCCTGTCTCCTTGACAACTAGCCTCATTCCAGTCTTGTTGATGTGTATGTTCAATATGCTAAATGAATGATTATATCTTGAAATATTTAACAATCACTCACCTCAGTAGACTATGCTGGAGGTTCAGCggtgtttctgctctctgccTGTTGTGTCTCTCCGTCTGTTGTGAGTCTGCTCTCCTGTGTGTCTGTTCTGACTGTGTTAACTCTGTGGGCGTCTTTGCATGCTGTTTGAATTGTTCTACATTTTCCAGGTAATTTCACCAGGCAAATGTTGGAAACGGAAGATTGAAGAAACACTCCAACCgtcaccaaacacacactccaaggTAAAGTTACGACATTTATTCAACAATTTCAAGAACATTTCAGTACTTTATCATTGACTGAAGTTACCCTTATCCTACACAAACACAGTAAAGTATCAAAACTTAATTCATTCATATTCTATTGATAATATAATGAGTTACTGGATGAACATTTGCTATTTTAGACCATCAATAACATGATGTTTGTTTCACCATTTCGAAGGAGACGGAGATAGTGTTTCCAAAAGGTGTCTGTTGACAGCTTTTCTCAAAAAGTTGGGCTTTCAGTGAGTCGACGCAATGTCATCATGTGAACGAACTAccagaacacaaacacattttttcgtTTTGACTTGAAATCCTTGCTAGTAAAGGAGTCCTTACTTTACTTCAAATCTTTGAATGAGTGTTCACAACCTATTTCAGATAAAAAAGTCGGTAGTTACTTCATAAAGTGTTTGTATTGATGTTGGCCACACATTTGCATTAgccttagcattagcattgtccttagcattagcataagcCTTGCTGTCAGCATAAGCtgtagtgttagcattagcctgagcTGATGTTTCACCACTGTGTGGGTAAGTAATATGTCGTGTTCACTGGTTCTGCTTGAAGGAACATGGCAGTCAGTTGTTCCTGTGCAGATAGAGCAGAGATAAGAGCAGCGAGCCGGGGAGGCTGCAGAACAACCCGGTGGCCTGAATCACGCAGAGGGCACATCGGTCCAGCAGGAGGGCCACCTCCTTCAGACCGCTGGTCACAAGAAGGCCCAGAAACCAAAGCACCATCGCTCCAAATATGGCTGAAATGGTGAAGAAGGCCCTCTGCTTTAATTGGTCACTGCGCTCCTTGTCTCTGGCTACTTCGCCCGGTCCAGGACGAATGAGtacacagaggacagagacactgaAGAAGGATGTGGTGACCAAAGAGAAAGCTGAAGTCCAATAAAACAAGACAGTGATGATGAGACAATCTTTCTGAATCACTGCGTTGCTCCAGGAAAAGCAAAGGACCCAAACACAACCAATGAGGACAttcctgatccagaccccccccccccccccccccccccccgttctttAGCCCCCTGTAGGTGATGGGGTGAACCACAGCCAGGTAACACTCCACACAGGTGAGGACATGGAAGAAGGCCTCTCCGGTgaagctgaagatgaagaagtACTGCTCCATAACCTTACACGACAACTTGTAGAAACCACATATATTACAAACACTCCCTAAACCGCAGACCAGCTCCAGGACCGCCACATGGAAGGTAAAGATGTCAGAGTGACTCATGGGTTTGAAGGGGCGCTGGCGGTGCTGGTGTTGGTATCccaggatgaggatgaagatggagAGGGGGGTGAGGAAGACCAATCTGAAGCCCATGAAAATGACTTTGATGACTGCAAATGCAACGACGTCATCACATGATGAAAAAGGCAAGGAGAAGTTGGACGACATGTCAACGGTTCGGTATGAGCACACAAACCTGAGCAGGAGAAATCAAAGAGAAGTTTAGCTCAGACTAGTTCTTGACCAGATTTAGTCCAGCTAATGTAATAAGCTCAGCATAATCAAGTCTGAAGATCAGAATCTGAcactctgttaaaaaaatgacaaaatgttgcAAAAGGTGAAACAGTGTCTTCGTTAGTGAACTCACACTTCGTCTTTAGCCTCAGCTTGTGATTGTCCTTTGTATTTGAGTCCTCTGACTGCTTCCTGCTGCCGTCCTGTTCATATGTACAGAGATGGCGAGCTGGCGGGATGATTGATGatgatttgcatgttttaaaacacacatgtgAGAATCCTGCTCCATTAGTCACAGCAGGAAAAATACTTTGTTTTCACAGAGAGCAGCGGATGAGCAGTCGAGTGAAGAATGCAAAAGGACCAGTTGCCTTGAGGCAGCAGCTTTTGGTCCAACAAAGGGACAAGAATTAGAGGGCCAACGATCAAGAAGCAGACTGGGGTTCTGAGGTTCACAGGTTTGAATCTATGGGGCTTGAACCCTTATTGATCAAATTGGAGGGATCCTGCTCCGGAGATTGATCCCTAGGATTTGATCCCTCAGACGTGATCCGTAAGACCAGGGCCAGACCCCAAAGGCCTGATTTCTAGGACCTGATTCCAAAGACTTAGTTCCTAGTACTTCATCCGTAGGACCTGACCCTGAGGGCCTGATCCTGAGGATTTGCTCTGTAGGTCCTGATACTTCGGTCCTGATCTCAAGGGCTTGCTCCTCAGGGCCTGATCTCTCGAACCTGTTAGCCAGGACCTGATCCCTATGATCTGATCCCTACGACCTGATCCCTTGGGCCAAGCATTGATCCTGAGCGGCTCCCCCTGCTTGCTGTACTGTGGTAACACACTGCTCCCAGAAAGACGATGCATCAATTGTGGAGATATAACTTGCCCATAAggtatttaaaaacacaaaccatcaaacaaaaacaaaaaaaacacacaaaaaactacTCCACAGTTTGTGAGTTTCTGTTGGAAAAACAATTCTGGGTAATGACAGTAGCATCATGCTTTACTGGACAGACCAGCATCTGGATATGCTCCTGGGactgtttgaaatgtgaaagtttAGGCCCTGTTCAGTGTGACGACATCCGCAGTAAACAGTAGTTCAGCAATGCTCAGAAGGACAGTCCCAACAATGTCTTCCTCCAGAatctcatgactcccagtccagattcttctggttctggtccaagtccatagagtgtattgttctctaaGTCTATTGTTCACAGGAACCTGCACACCAAAGAGAAGACCTTTTTCACTGTCTTCATCAGCAGGAGCTCGTACCTGACCCACCAGAGAatccacaccggcgagaagctCTACCAGTGCAAGTACTGCGGGAAAAGCTTCTCCGTGTCCGAGAACTGTCTGCGTCATGAGTGCATCCATCCGGGGGAGAAGCCGTACCGCTGCTGGTTCTGCAACCTGACCTTCGTGACGGTGTCGGCCCACATGGTGCATGAGCGCGTCCACATCGGCGAGAGGCTGTACGGCTGCAAGCGGTGCGGCAAGACGTTCGCTCAGATCGGAAACTACAAGACGCACTTGAACACTCACACCAAGGAGAAGATCTACTTCTGCAACCGGTGCCAGAAGGTCTTCTCCTCGGTGAGCACGTACCTGCGGCATGAGTACGTCCACACGGCGGCCAAATGCTATGTCTGCAATCGCTGCGAGAAAACCTTCACCCATCTGTCCCTGTTCCAAACACACAAGCTCGTGCACACGGGAGTGAAAGCCCACGCCTGTGTCCTCTGCGACAAACGCTTCTACACAGCCGGAGATCTCTGCAAACATAGGCGCATCCACACCAGAGAGAAGCCGTACTGGTGTGGCAAGTGCAACAAGGAGTTCACCTGGAAGTCCCAGGAGAAGAACCACAGATGTGTCCAGGATGGTGTGGAATAACACGGCTCGTAGCACCAGGGGAACTGGGACGGTCCACTTCTTCGAAACTGGAGTTCTATTAGAGTTTGGAAAGCCACATCAACTTAGAGCATGAACTCTGCAGAACTGTGGAAAATCCAAATTCAAGTCAG
The nucleotide sequence above comes from Salarias fasciatus chromosome 3, fSalaFa1.1, whole genome shotgun sequence. Encoded proteins:
- the LOC115382768 gene encoding gastrula zinc finger protein XlCGF49.1-like — protein: MRMKMERGVRKTNLKPMKMTLMTANATTSSHDEKGKEKLDDMSTVRNLHTKEKTFFTVFISRSSYLTHQRIHTGEKLYQCKYCGKSFSVSENCLRHECIHPGEKPYRCWFCNLTFVTVSAHMVHERVHIGERLYGCKRCGKTFAQIGNYKTHLNTHTKEKIYFCNRCQKVFSSVSTYLRHEYVHTAAKCYVCNRCEKTFTHLSLFQTHKLVHTGVKAHACVLCDKRFYTAGDLCKHRRIHTREKPYWCGKCNKEFTWKSQEKNHRCVQDGVE